The following are encoded in a window of Arctopsyche grandis isolate Sample6627 chromosome 2, ASM5162203v2, whole genome shotgun sequence genomic DNA:
- the LOC143922980 gene encoding uncharacterized protein LOC143922980 isoform X6 gives MQRSRVDGTRAAHRENTYRSPMGRRAHLEKHSRSVKKNSSRNSHTSKSRDDSKKSSTGENSSSSSGCSSAIMDSTSKSTEEKNDFKDTSTNIEKLLNNSNISKNEEEISGSLNVAVVTSTHEETNASPNQGNKRAFLDASESAEADCVEDEGSKRKKRKDSDTSKESTKATQSRVSVGRNNLAAGCKPPGPASKTGVAPLNKGGTVSHGAGNKVGGNSHGQNKSGVHGQTNHGKNSNNSKGGTGSGQNASQSNKVGSSNQGKSQTTNLTVSQNAKASDKKSPSASPKTPSFNQSKDDAEGEEKTVDTPGPKVPPLKIVIPGGVGGGGGSGNQQEGEGGSTQRGSTKNRGGNSTLPYILQTTNTATENASSNSEGSDSNSENSKEDKRQSNTSTDEKSGLSGQRVLRSHRNADGNEKDKDRGRNSPHVSSACGSSGGSSLKSSHHSNQGGDNENSSASGSGASGSGSSQGSGSSQSSGNSQIIWDGVFQVPSVDFHPRKRKIKSSKESHSHHSSSADSSQSSTSSQDSHASHINPQSNSYQMHINVKKQIERRQKSLFPVQPKPPQGFKDYLMNRCTYVLKSNAKQQPVLKPPQTLPSQMREEFIHQENDRHYLRVQHLVEKEKLVLAVEQEILRVHGRAARALANQSLPFSVCSVLRDKEVYNMLTPEQEEKERNAQRSRYNGRLFLSWLQDVDDKWEKIKESMVKRHHIEAQSLYAAQSMSWSWRLQELGLCDYKSSPLVDQGHVPQVNVSDDFDLLPA, from the exons CCCACCGAGAAAACACATACCGGTCACCGATGGGCCGCCGAGCGCACTTAGAGAAACACTCGAGGAGTGTTAAAA aaaattCTTCACGAAATTCACATACTTCGAAATCGAGAGATGATTCTAAGAAAAGCAGTACAGGAGAAAATTCATCATCATCCAGTGGCTGCAGTTCAGCCATAATGGATTCTACTAGCAAATCAACCGAGGAAAAGAATGATTTCAAAGACACATCCACTAATATAGAAAAGTTATTAAAcaattccaatatttccaaaaatgaag AAGAAATTTCTGGATCCTTAAATGTTGCAGTTGTGACATCGACCCACGAAGAGACCAATGCATCTCCAAATCAAGGCAATAAGAGGGCATTTTTGGATGCATCTGAGTCTGCTGAAGCTGATTGTGTTGAAGATGAGGGCTCAAAACGGAAGAAGAGGAAAGATTCAGATACTAGCAAAGAATCGACAAAAGCAACACAGTCTCGGGTTTCTGTAGGAAG aaataaTCTTGCTGCCGGCTGTAAACCTCCTGGTCCTGCAAGTAAGACTGGTGTTGCTCCTTTAAATAAGGGTGGGACTGTTTCTCATGGCGCTGGAAATAAAGTTGGGGGAAACAGCCATGGTCAAAACAAATCTGGAGTACATGGTCAAACTAATCACGGTAAAAATTCTAATAATTCTAAAGGAGGCACTGGAAGTGGACAAAATGCATCACAGTCTAACAAAGTCGGATCAAGTAATCAGGGAAAATCGCAAACGACAAATTTAACGGTTTCACAAAATGCCAAAGCATCTGATAAAAAAAGTCCTAGTGCTAGTCCTAAAACGCCATCATTCAATCAATCGAAAGATGATGCGGAAGGTGAAGAAAAAACTGTAGATACGCCGGGGCCCAAAGTACCACCTTTAAAAATTGTTATACCTGGGGGAGTAGGAGGTGGAGGTGGTTCCGGAAATCAACAAGAAGGTGAAGGTGGGTCTACACAAAGAGGTAGCACGAAAAATAGGGGTGGAAACTCAACTCTTCCGTATATTTTGCAAACTACAAATACGGCTACAGAAAACGCCTCTAGTAATTCAGAAGGAAGTGATTCTAATTCTGAAAATAGTAAAGAAGATAAGCGTCAAAGTAATACTTCCACAGATGAAAAAAGTGGTTTATCGGGACAGCGTGTTTTAAGATCGCATAGAAATGCTGATGGAAATGAGAAAGATAAAGATAGAGGTAGAAATTCGCCACACGTATCTTCCGCATGTGGTTCAAGTGGTGGATCTTCGTTAAAATCATCACACCATTCAAATCAg GGTGGTGATAATGAAAATTCTTCTGCAAGTGGTAGTGGGGCATCGGGCAGTGGAAGTTCACAAGGATCCGGTAGCTCTCAATCTTCTGGCAATTCTCAAATTATTTGGGATGGAGTTTTTCAAGTGCCATCTGTAGATTTTCATCCTCgtaaaaggaaaataaaatcctcaaaAGAGAGCCACAGTCACCATTCATCAAGTGCCGATTCTTCACAGTCTTCTACAAGTTCACAAGATTCTCATGCTAGTCACATCAATCCACAATCGAATTCATATCAAATGCATATAAATGTCAAAAAGCAG ATTGAACGTCGACAAAAAAGTCTTTTTCCTGTACAACCCAAACCACCGCAAGGTTTCAAAGATTATTTAATGAATCGGTGTACATATGTGCTAAAAAGTAATGCCAAACAACAACCTGTGCTGAAACCACCACAAACGTTACCTTCACAAATGAGAGAAGAATTTATACACCAAGAAAATGATAG aCATTATTTAAGAGTACAGCATTTGGTAGAAAAAGAAAAGTTGGTTTTGGCCGTTGAACAAGAAATTTTGAGGGTTCATGGTAGAGCAGCTAGAGCATTGGCAAATcag tcACTGCCTTTTTCAGTATGTTCCGTTTTACGGGATAAGGAGGTTTATAATATGTTAACACCTGAACAAGAAGAGAAAGAAAGGAATGCCCAACGTTCGCGTTACAATGGTCGATTGTTTTTATCTTGGTTACAAGACGTGGATGATAAATGGGAGAAAATCAAA gAGTCTATGGTGAAGAGGCATCACATAGAAGCACAATCTCTATATGCAGCACAGAGTATGAGTTGGAGTTGGAGACTGCAGGAGCTCGGTCTGTGTGATTATAAATCATCACCATTGGTCGACCAAGGCCATGTACCTCAAGTGAATGTGTCGGATGACTTTGATCTCTTACCTGCGTAA
- the LOC143922980 gene encoding uncharacterized protein LOC143922980 isoform X7, giving the protein MQRSRVDGTRAENSSRNSHTSKSRDDSKKSSTGENSSSSSGCSSAIMDSTSKSTEEKNDFKDTSTNIEKLLNNSNISKNEEEISGSLNVAVVTSTHEETNASPNQGNKRAFLDASESAEADCVEDEGSKRKKRKDSDTSKESTKATQSRVSVGRNNLAAGCKPPGPASKTGVAPLNKGGTVSHGAGNKVGGNSHGQNKSGVHGQTNHGKNSNNSKGGTGSGQNASQSNKVGSSNQGKSQTTNLTVSQNAKASDKKSPSASPKTPSFNQSKDDAEGEEKTVDTPGPKVPPLKIVIPGGVGGGGGSGNQQEGEGGSTQRGSTKNRGGNSTLPYILQTTNTATENASSNSEGSDSNSENSKEDKRQSNTSTDEKSGLSGQRVLRSHRNADGNEKDKDRGRNSPHVSSACGSSGGSSLKSSHHSNQGGDNENSSASGSGASGSGSSQGSGSSQSSGNSQIIWDGVFQVPSVDFHPRKRKIKSSKESHSHHSSSADSSQSSTSSQDSHASHINPQSNSYQMHINVKKQIERRQKSLFPVQPKPPQGFKDYLMNRCTYVLKSNAKQQPVLKPPQTLPSQMREEFIHQENDRHYLRVQHLVEKEKLVLAVEQEILRVHGRAARALANQSLPFSVCSVLRDKEVYNMLTPEQEEKERNAQRSRYNGRLFLSWLQDVDDKWEKIKESMVKRHHIEAQSLYAAQSMSWSWRLQELGLCDYKSSPLVDQGHVPQVNVSDDFDLLPA; this is encoded by the exons aaaattCTTCACGAAATTCACATACTTCGAAATCGAGAGATGATTCTAAGAAAAGCAGTACAGGAGAAAATTCATCATCATCCAGTGGCTGCAGTTCAGCCATAATGGATTCTACTAGCAAATCAACCGAGGAAAAGAATGATTTCAAAGACACATCCACTAATATAGAAAAGTTATTAAAcaattccaatatttccaaaaatgaag AAGAAATTTCTGGATCCTTAAATGTTGCAGTTGTGACATCGACCCACGAAGAGACCAATGCATCTCCAAATCAAGGCAATAAGAGGGCATTTTTGGATGCATCTGAGTCTGCTGAAGCTGATTGTGTTGAAGATGAGGGCTCAAAACGGAAGAAGAGGAAAGATTCAGATACTAGCAAAGAATCGACAAAAGCAACACAGTCTCGGGTTTCTGTAGGAAG aaataaTCTTGCTGCCGGCTGTAAACCTCCTGGTCCTGCAAGTAAGACTGGTGTTGCTCCTTTAAATAAGGGTGGGACTGTTTCTCATGGCGCTGGAAATAAAGTTGGGGGAAACAGCCATGGTCAAAACAAATCTGGAGTACATGGTCAAACTAATCACGGTAAAAATTCTAATAATTCTAAAGGAGGCACTGGAAGTGGACAAAATGCATCACAGTCTAACAAAGTCGGATCAAGTAATCAGGGAAAATCGCAAACGACAAATTTAACGGTTTCACAAAATGCCAAAGCATCTGATAAAAAAAGTCCTAGTGCTAGTCCTAAAACGCCATCATTCAATCAATCGAAAGATGATGCGGAAGGTGAAGAAAAAACTGTAGATACGCCGGGGCCCAAAGTACCACCTTTAAAAATTGTTATACCTGGGGGAGTAGGAGGTGGAGGTGGTTCCGGAAATCAACAAGAAGGTGAAGGTGGGTCTACACAAAGAGGTAGCACGAAAAATAGGGGTGGAAACTCAACTCTTCCGTATATTTTGCAAACTACAAATACGGCTACAGAAAACGCCTCTAGTAATTCAGAAGGAAGTGATTCTAATTCTGAAAATAGTAAAGAAGATAAGCGTCAAAGTAATACTTCCACAGATGAAAAAAGTGGTTTATCGGGACAGCGTGTTTTAAGATCGCATAGAAATGCTGATGGAAATGAGAAAGATAAAGATAGAGGTAGAAATTCGCCACACGTATCTTCCGCATGTGGTTCAAGTGGTGGATCTTCGTTAAAATCATCACACCATTCAAATCAg GGTGGTGATAATGAAAATTCTTCTGCAAGTGGTAGTGGGGCATCGGGCAGTGGAAGTTCACAAGGATCCGGTAGCTCTCAATCTTCTGGCAATTCTCAAATTATTTGGGATGGAGTTTTTCAAGTGCCATCTGTAGATTTTCATCCTCgtaaaaggaaaataaaatcctcaaaAGAGAGCCACAGTCACCATTCATCAAGTGCCGATTCTTCACAGTCTTCTACAAGTTCACAAGATTCTCATGCTAGTCACATCAATCCACAATCGAATTCATATCAAATGCATATAAATGTCAAAAAGCAG ATTGAACGTCGACAAAAAAGTCTTTTTCCTGTACAACCCAAACCACCGCAAGGTTTCAAAGATTATTTAATGAATCGGTGTACATATGTGCTAAAAAGTAATGCCAAACAACAACCTGTGCTGAAACCACCACAAACGTTACCTTCACAAATGAGAGAAGAATTTATACACCAAGAAAATGATAG aCATTATTTAAGAGTACAGCATTTGGTAGAAAAAGAAAAGTTGGTTTTGGCCGTTGAACAAGAAATTTTGAGGGTTCATGGTAGAGCAGCTAGAGCATTGGCAAATcag tcACTGCCTTTTTCAGTATGTTCCGTTTTACGGGATAAGGAGGTTTATAATATGTTAACACCTGAACAAGAAGAGAAAGAAAGGAATGCCCAACGTTCGCGTTACAATGGTCGATTGTTTTTATCTTGGTTACAAGACGTGGATGATAAATGGGAGAAAATCAAA gAGTCTATGGTGAAGAGGCATCACATAGAAGCACAATCTCTATATGCAGCACAGAGTATGAGTTGGAGTTGGAGACTGCAGGAGCTCGGTCTGTGTGATTATAAATCATCACCATTGGTCGACCAAGGCCATGTACCTCAAGTGAATGTGTCGGATGACTTTGATCTCTTACCTGCGTAA
- the LOC143922980 gene encoding uncharacterized protein LOC143922980 isoform X8 — MQRSRVDGTRAENSSRNSHTSKSRDDSKKSSTGENSSSSSGCSSAIMDSTSKSTEEKNDFKDTSTNIEKLLNNSNISKNEVVTSTHEETNASPNQGNKRAFLDASESAEADCVEDEGSKRKKRKDSDTSKESTKATQSRVSVGRNNLAAGCKPPGPASKTGVAPLNKGGTVSHGAGNKVGGNSHGQNKSGVHGQTNHGKNSNNSKGGTGSGQNASQSNKVGSSNQGKSQTTNLTVSQNAKASDKKSPSASPKTPSFNQSKDDAEGEEKTVDTPGPKVPPLKIVIPGGVGGGGGSGNQQEGEGGSTQRGSTKNRGGNSTLPYILQTTNTATENASSNSEGSDSNSENSKEDKRQSNTSTDEKSGLSGQRVLRSHRNADGNEKDKDRGRNSPHVSSACGSSGGSSLKSSHHSNQGGDNENSSASGSGASGSGSSQGSGSSQSSGNSQIIWDGVFQVPSVDFHPRKRKIKSSKESHSHHSSSADSSQSSTSSQDSHASHINPQSNSYQMHINVKKQIERRQKSLFPVQPKPPQGFKDYLMNRCTYVLKSNAKQQPVLKPPQTLPSQMREEFIHQENDRHYLRVQHLVEKEKLVLAVEQEILRVHGRAARALANQSLPFSVCSVLRDKEVYNMLTPEQEEKERNAQRSRYNGRLFLSWLQDVDDKWEKIKESMVKRHHIEAQSLYAAQSMSWSWRLQELGLCDYKSSPLVDQGHVPQVNVSDDFDLLPA, encoded by the exons aaaattCTTCACGAAATTCACATACTTCGAAATCGAGAGATGATTCTAAGAAAAGCAGTACAGGAGAAAATTCATCATCATCCAGTGGCTGCAGTTCAGCCATAATGGATTCTACTAGCAAATCAACCGAGGAAAAGAATGATTTCAAAGACACATCCACTAATATAGAAAAGTTATTAAAcaattccaatatttccaaaaatgaag TTGTGACATCGACCCACGAAGAGACCAATGCATCTCCAAATCAAGGCAATAAGAGGGCATTTTTGGATGCATCTGAGTCTGCTGAAGCTGATTGTGTTGAAGATGAGGGCTCAAAACGGAAGAAGAGGAAAGATTCAGATACTAGCAAAGAATCGACAAAAGCAACACAGTCTCGGGTTTCTGTAGGAAG aaataaTCTTGCTGCCGGCTGTAAACCTCCTGGTCCTGCAAGTAAGACTGGTGTTGCTCCTTTAAATAAGGGTGGGACTGTTTCTCATGGCGCTGGAAATAAAGTTGGGGGAAACAGCCATGGTCAAAACAAATCTGGAGTACATGGTCAAACTAATCACGGTAAAAATTCTAATAATTCTAAAGGAGGCACTGGAAGTGGACAAAATGCATCACAGTCTAACAAAGTCGGATCAAGTAATCAGGGAAAATCGCAAACGACAAATTTAACGGTTTCACAAAATGCCAAAGCATCTGATAAAAAAAGTCCTAGTGCTAGTCCTAAAACGCCATCATTCAATCAATCGAAAGATGATGCGGAAGGTGAAGAAAAAACTGTAGATACGCCGGGGCCCAAAGTACCACCTTTAAAAATTGTTATACCTGGGGGAGTAGGAGGTGGAGGTGGTTCCGGAAATCAACAAGAAGGTGAAGGTGGGTCTACACAAAGAGGTAGCACGAAAAATAGGGGTGGAAACTCAACTCTTCCGTATATTTTGCAAACTACAAATACGGCTACAGAAAACGCCTCTAGTAATTCAGAAGGAAGTGATTCTAATTCTGAAAATAGTAAAGAAGATAAGCGTCAAAGTAATACTTCCACAGATGAAAAAAGTGGTTTATCGGGACAGCGTGTTTTAAGATCGCATAGAAATGCTGATGGAAATGAGAAAGATAAAGATAGAGGTAGAAATTCGCCACACGTATCTTCCGCATGTGGTTCAAGTGGTGGATCTTCGTTAAAATCATCACACCATTCAAATCAg GGTGGTGATAATGAAAATTCTTCTGCAAGTGGTAGTGGGGCATCGGGCAGTGGAAGTTCACAAGGATCCGGTAGCTCTCAATCTTCTGGCAATTCTCAAATTATTTGGGATGGAGTTTTTCAAGTGCCATCTGTAGATTTTCATCCTCgtaaaaggaaaataaaatcctcaaaAGAGAGCCACAGTCACCATTCATCAAGTGCCGATTCTTCACAGTCTTCTACAAGTTCACAAGATTCTCATGCTAGTCACATCAATCCACAATCGAATTCATATCAAATGCATATAAATGTCAAAAAGCAG ATTGAACGTCGACAAAAAAGTCTTTTTCCTGTACAACCCAAACCACCGCAAGGTTTCAAAGATTATTTAATGAATCGGTGTACATATGTGCTAAAAAGTAATGCCAAACAACAACCTGTGCTGAAACCACCACAAACGTTACCTTCACAAATGAGAGAAGAATTTATACACCAAGAAAATGATAG aCATTATTTAAGAGTACAGCATTTGGTAGAAAAAGAAAAGTTGGTTTTGGCCGTTGAACAAGAAATTTTGAGGGTTCATGGTAGAGCAGCTAGAGCATTGGCAAATcag tcACTGCCTTTTTCAGTATGTTCCGTTTTACGGGATAAGGAGGTTTATAATATGTTAACACCTGAACAAGAAGAGAAAGAAAGGAATGCCCAACGTTCGCGTTACAATGGTCGATTGTTTTTATCTTGGTTACAAGACGTGGATGATAAATGGGAGAAAATCAAA gAGTCTATGGTGAAGAGGCATCACATAGAAGCACAATCTCTATATGCAGCACAGAGTATGAGTTGGAGTTGGAGACTGCAGGAGCTCGGTCTGTGTGATTATAAATCATCACCATTGGTCGACCAAGGCCATGTACCTCAAGTGAATGTGTCGGATGACTTTGATCTCTTACCTGCGTAA